The genomic segment gttttttttagcttcgccaagcggaatattattaatcgtgtatttacatgttcatggtttaatagtattattgatcttctgtctatccatccagtcagggtttttttttaaatttagtttctatctgcatttgagactggcgctatcgcgttggctacgttgctaggttagcttctgttttttttagcttcgccaagcggaataatattaattgtgtatttacatgttcatggtttaatagtattattgatcttctgtctatccatccagtcaggttttttttttatttagtttctatctgcatttgagactgctgctatcaagttggctacgtagctaggttagcttctatttttttagcttcgcaaagctgaattattaatcgtgtatttacatgttcagtcactgtgaatgtccatttcgcgttctcgactgtcattttcaagaggatatagtatctaaaatggtttaaaatacaaatccgtgatccacaatagaaaaaggagagagtgtggaatccaatgagccagcttgtacctaagttacggtcagagcgaaaaaagatacgtccatcactgcctttcaagtccttcactgtaacgttcctcatctacgaatctttcatcttcgctgaaattaatggtgtaatcgtcactttctcggtccgaatatctctcactccattgtaaacaacgggaattgtgagcagcactaccgcttgtgacgtcacgctacttccggtacaggcaaggctttttttaatcagcgaccaaaagttgcgaactttatcgtcgatgttctctactaaatcctttcagcaaaaatatggcaatatcgcgaaatgatcaagtatgacacatagaatggatctgctatccccgtttaaataaaaaaaattcatttcagtaggcctttaagtccagaTTGAGACCATTTGAGATGATGGTTTTAAATTGTAACTGTTGTTCTTAATGTGTATGACATGTATTAGTATGTAACTATcttttgctgcctcttggccaggaaaaaaaagaggtttttattagggatgtccgataatatcggcctgccgatattatcggccgataaaaacgttaaaatgtaatatcggaaattatcggtatcggtttttttattatcagtatgttatttttttattaaatccacataaaaaacacaagatacacttacaattagtgcaccaacccaaaaaacctccctcccccatttacactcattcacacaaaagggttgtttctttctgttattaatattctgcttcctacattatataacaatacagtctgcaagggatacagtccgtaagcacacatgattgtgcgtgctgctgctccactaatagtactaacctttaacagttaattttacaaattttcattaattactagtttctatgtaactgtttttatattgttttactttcttttttattcaagaaaatgtttttaatttatttatcttatttgataattttttttaaaaagtaccttatcttcaccatacctggttgtccaaattagacataataatgtgttaattccacgactgtatatatcggttgatatcggtatcggttgatatcggtatcggtaattaaagagttggacaatatcggcatatcggatatcggcaaaaagccattatcggacatccctagtttttattcATCTCAATGGGAGTATCCTggttaaattaaaaaacaaaaacggacTTACTGTTGTTTTAATTCAACGGTTCTTTtaattcacctatgttttgtacagcactttgtaattgttataaatcaaatGTGCTTACTTCCGTTGCCTACCTCATCACACATCTGCATACTGAGAACCAAGGTCATGAATCCAGTGGACGGGTAGCTTCCGCTCTTTTTCAGCCACATTTCATGGACGTACTTCATGAAGGCGGGGTTGAGGATCATCACCTGGAGACACACGTGTCGTGCTCAGGTCTTCAAGCAACAAACAAGGTGCGATACTTGATTGGCAGAACTCACCAAGTCCTTGTTGCCTCGCTTCTGTGGGTTCTCCTTGCCGTCTTCTCTGGAAAAGGTCGAGCACAGCAGCACTTATCACTCGTGACAATCAACAGTTGCGCTTATTGCCTCATCTTTTAACTCCCACATGACATGAGTCATGCAAATCACaaatattcacacacacaatagAAATGTGTGATAAAGATAAGGTTTGCATTGTTATGTTAACTTTTATCTCTACAATGTGATGTGTTGAGTCATGTGAGAACACATGTTCACTACTTTATTCTTTTAACTGACTCTTTGTTATTTTTCCTAAATTGCTTATAGATATAAATTGTTCAAGGTGAACAtcaaaagtgttgactattgCCAGGTGGTCACTATACGCAGGTTGGCAAACATTTGGAGTCAGGCTttgcattaaatatcttgtctttgcagtctattcaattgaatataagttgaaaaggatttgcaaatcattatattctctttttatttaccatttacacaacgtgacaacttcgctgcttttgtatttttgtttatagacttagacaaacgttaatGATCcataagggaaattgttccacacagtagctcagttaccaatgatggaaaggacaatgcaggtataaaatagaccaggggtcaccaacctttttgaaaccaagagctacttcttgggtagtgattaatgcgaagggctaccagtttgatacacacttaaataaattgccagaaatagccaatttgctcaatttacctttaactctatgttattattaataattaatgatatttacacttaattgaacggtttaaaagaggagaaaacacgaaaaaaattacaattaaattttgatatagtttatcttcaatttcgactctttaaaattcaaaattcaaccgaaaaaaaggagaaaaactagctaattcgaatgtttatgaaaaaattaaaaatataatttatggaacatcattagtaatttttcctgattaagattaattttaaaattttgatgaaatgttttaaataggttaaaatccaatctacactttgttagaatatataacaaattggacgaagctatatttctaacaaagacaaatcattatttcttctagattttccagaattgtttttttaaaagaaattcaaaagactttcaaataagatttaaatttgattgtacagattttctagattttccaggataattttttagaattttaatcataagtttgaagaaatatttcacaaatattcttcgtcgaaaaaacagaagctaaaatgaagaattaaatcaaaatgtatttattattctttacaataaaaaaaaaataatttacttgaacattgatttaaattgtcaggaaagaagaggaaggaatttaaaaggtaaaaaggtatatgtgtttaaaaatcctaaaatcatttttaaggttgtattttttctctaaaattgtctttctgaaagttataagaagcaaagtaaaaaaattaatgaatttatttaaacaagtgaagaccaagtctttaaaatattttcttggattttcaaattctatttgagttttgtctctcttagaattaaaaatgccgggcaaagcgagaccagcttgctagtaaataaataaaaattaaaaaatagaggcagctcactggtaagtgctgatatttgagctatttttagaacaggccagcgggctactcatctggtccttacgggctacctggtgcccgcgggcaccgcgttggtgacccctgaaatagactaaaagcaatataaaatataacatatatacgtaatatttacataatatatacagtataggatatatactattatatgtttatatcatatatacaatatataacaattactatgtacagtacagtatatgtaacagctgcagcataaaatagagagaaaatccagcagaaaatagacattataaacaaagagaagtagctaacatgtcaggtgtcaggtaatagacatcatctattgctgtatggcgagtgattatacagctggatggagtgcggaatgaaggagttcttgaatcgaacactgtgggaacgaataTCATTTCCTTTTGTTGGTCAAAATGTATTTCCCTTGGTATCAATAAATGATCTCTCTCATGTAAGCGTCAGGTTAACCGTGAGAAAGAGTCAACAATCTACCTGGGAGTGAAGGTCTTGAGCAGCCACAGGAGGTCGTTGATCTTGAATGGGAAGAAGACCAGATGTGTGGCGTTGTCCAAATACTTGGCACTCTCAGGATACATGACGTGATGAGTCGTCTTGGTGCCCACGTCTTCCTCGTAGCCTTTGGTGCGCCCGCCGTTCATTCTAGTCGCCACATCAGTCGTTACATACGCTCGTTTACAAGTATCGAGGTGGGCGGGGCTACCTGATCACAATGTGGTGGTAATCAATCAGTGGTCCGTAGTGCGAGCCTTTGAGGTTGCCGGAATTGCCCACCACCGCACACGTCCTGCAGCGGTCGGGCGACGACGCCTCCACGTCGGGCACGGGTGGAAAGATGGTGAAGAGTTTGTTGACGGTTTCATTGAAGAAACTGAAGGGTCTCTTTTCCCTCTGCAAGCGCTGACACGTAGAAAacgacaatcagaatcagaatcagaatagtttttattgcctttGTTTGAgagcgggttcacaaactaggaattttccttggtgcaatggtgcaacataaaacacctataacacagatttggtaataaaaatgagctgtaactgagctatcagatcttgttattagggctgcaactaacgattaatttgataatcgattaatctgtcgattattacttcgattaataatcggataaaagagacaaactgcatttctatcctttccagtattttattgaaaaaaaccagcatactggcaccatgttgtggacattgggggtgcagcatacaccaacaataacacggaaatgtaactcatcagaactgaatgagatattgtacacgtttctgttgtgaataataaaggattcattttagactgcctctgaataatagcatgaaatattccagcaccttcataacgtttagttatactaaagcgtcactcaaatctaaatatatttatatagctttatcagcccggctacattgatccattatgaaaccaacctgagatatttctgtccgttacgtttatttccaaattggtaaccgtgcgttttctctctaaaaacggagtcaaatgtgccggagacacattatcagtcccgcgttgcaacaaaggcataactttaacgttactcacaaaaaagctgaactcacgaatgcttgttgccactatggacttaaaaagttacgtactgtgagttcttcccttcatccatggcttcaacatgtttcttcttcaggtgctcctgaagcaatgttgtacttccgtgccattttgcaggaaacggtcttctttgaagtctttaaagtgaagtgttcccacacttttgacgacataggtcgtacacttttctccattgaagcaataacctcaagatgtttctccgctaaactatcggtagtgttttcctgcgccatttttcgaattttcccagtaaaggagacgccgtcgtcacgtgagctgcacatgacacatcattggctagcttacgccacctcatgagacgtagcctaaccgccgccctggcgctgtttttgtacttattttgattattgtttctcagctgtttgtaaatattgcagtttataaataaaggtttataaaattaaaaattaaaaaattaccaaaaaaaaaagtctccgtgcatgcgcatagcatagttccaacgaatcgatgactaaattaatcgccaactattttggtaatcgattttaatcgatttaatcgattagttgttgcagccctacttgttattgttcatgtgcctgatggccgaggggaaaaaactgttcaggtggcgggaggtgtgggtctggatggaccatagtctcctgcctgaggggagaggggagaatagtttgtgtccgaTGTCCGTTTAACAAATGAGTCCACTTATAGCCTTCAAAATTAGAAAGCATTTAAGCGTATCTTTGTGAAACGGCATAATGGACAATATTTGTCATTGTTGACATCACTTAAAGGTTGTGCCAGACCTGGGCCACATGTGGCTCGTTAAGgtgttcaatccggcccgccggacgttctacatcatttttttagacctttaatatcaaaactgtcgccgccattatgatatGCAGTGCTGTtttagtcttgaactatagaaagtatttcaattgtCAAAATCTGTGCTGTTGAGTGATATTCGAGTTAttgcggtaatctacgtcacagcagctcagaccaggaacaaagcagagtgggtggggtttgttttcagtgcagtttacactttgcattcatattttgctgttttttaaattttttgttgtgttttgcttgattttaAAAGATACACAATTATCAAGGAGCTgttctgagaagtaaaatatgttaatatgttgttaatattcagtgttttattgttcatagttaatattgtaaatcccactttattttcatgtacactttcagtaaaaaactgtaaaattccattccgttttttgaggtggtctgtcataatgtttatagaactatcggacattgtgacttttggtattagtgttcctgaagaaaagggacccaaacatacatattgtacagcagatttttacagctaaatgtgtacatacatatacacactagggctgcaacaactaatcgattaaatcgattaccaaaatagttggcgattaatttagtcatcgattcgttggaactatgctatgcgcatgcacggaggatttttttttgtttgtttgttatttttttgttgttttttttttgttttataaacctttatttataaactgcaaaatttacaaacaggtgagaaacaataatccaaataagtacaaaaacagtacaaaacagcgccatagCGGTGgttaggctacgtctcatgaggtggcgtaagctagccaatgatgtgtcatgtgcagctcacgtgacgacgccgtctcaTTGCTGggaaaattcgaaaaatggcgcaggaaaacactaccaatagtttagcggagaaacatcttgaggttattgcttcaatggagaaaagtgtacgacctaagtcgtcaaaagtgtgggaacacttcactttaaagacttcaaagaagagcgtttcctgcaaaatggcacggaagtaaaacattgcttctggagcacctgaagaaaaaaaaatgttggagccatggatgaagggaagaactcacagtacgtaactttttggcaacaagcattcatgagttcagcttttttgtaagtaactttaacgttatgcctttgttgcaacgcggggctgataatgtgtctccggcacatttgactccgttttgagagagaaaacgcacggttaccaatttcgaaataaacgtaacggacagaaatatatCATGTTGGtgtcataatggatcaatgtagccgggccgataaagctatataaatatatttagatttgagtgacgctttagtataactaaacgttatgaaggtgctggaatatttcatgctattattcagaggcagcctaaaatgaatcctttattattcacaacagaaacgtgtacaatatctgattcagttctgatgttattgttggtgtatgctgcacccccaatgtccacaacgtgatgccagtatgctggtttttttcaataaaatactggaaaggatagaaatgtagtttgtctctttcacccgattattaatcgattaatcgaagtaataatcgaccgattaatcgattatcaaattaatcgttagttgcagccctaatacacacacatacaccttggccccccagacactttttcttctctaaatattTGCCAAGCTCTGCATTATGCCTATTGGTACTTGtgcttgtgtatttgggatctgcataagtccctaaAATATAAAATCCCAGCATGGAGGCTGTTTGTAATTTTTCCAATCTGTGGCATTTTCCctcccaagtgtgacgtcagtaAATTACCCATAAATGGTAGAAATTTACCAAAAGTGCTTTGCATGAGTCCGCtattagtcaataagttccttctttttctcttgttGTGGAGAAGACttgcttgtacatgcacatgcatcctccactgttgccatttctaatacaaagttctAGCATAGTTCAAACTTATAACTGTCAGACTTCATATGGAATTACTAAGAACTGAGacaaaagatgacagggagacgtaaataagacccgcccacaaaacggcatgtCCTAAggatcaggcatgtgatttgaacttaatgaaaaagactgaaaataattgAACATGTAAACATTAGCACAAAAAAAGCACCATTTAAAGATATtttattgcagtttacacatatctcgtatgtgtgactgccatctagtggtcacacatcatttcaccatgtaccaaaaaaaattgcttcgaggtcggtaagtacaaccaaaattacgctgtacattaggcgcatcaggttataagacgcactgttgcgttttgaga from the Entelurus aequoreus isolate RoL-2023_Sb linkage group LG20, RoL_Eaeq_v1.1, whole genome shotgun sequence genome contains:
- the LOC133635912 gene encoding CMP-N-acetylneuraminate-beta-galactosamide-alpha-2,3-sialyltransferase 1-like isoform X2; amino-acid sequence: MLSAVMKTWVVVTLLCLTAVGVLYTSRWNLPSLYLRRSLELKSCDCQKCLNESDQGFKDLLDAAPKPFLSKRGPIFEEDFNWWKRLQREKRPFSFFNETVNKLFTIFPPVPDVEASSPDRCRTCAVVGNSGNLKGSHYGPLIDYHHIVIRMNGGRTKGYEEDVGTKTTHHVMYPESAKYLDNATHLVFFPFKINDLLWLLKTFTPREDGKENPQKRGNKDLVMILNPAFMKYVHEMWLKKSGSYPSTGFMTLVLSMQMCDEVGNGSECFWVRSRPRWKLEPLF
- the LOC133635912 gene encoding CMP-N-acetylneuraminate-beta-galactosamide-alpha-2,3-sialyltransferase 1-like isoform X1, which gives rise to MLSAVMKTWVVVTLLCLTAVGVLYTSRWNLPSLYLRRSLELKSCDCQKCLNESDQGFKDLLDAAPKPFLSKRGPIFEEDFNWWKRLQREKRPFSFFNETVNKLFTIFPPVPDVEASSPDRCRTCAVVGNSGNLKGSHYGPLIDYHHIVIRMNGGRTKGYEEDVGTKTTHHVMYPESAKYLDNATHLVFFPFKINDLLWLLKTFTPREDGKENPQKRGNKDLVMILNPAFMKYVHEMWLKKSGSYPSTGFMTLVLSMQMCDEVSVFGFGADRDGNWSHYFEVLKNKRLRTGPHPGTQEYDVIQQLQRKQTIRLLKGF